One genomic window of Camelina sativa cultivar DH55 chromosome 5, Cs, whole genome shotgun sequence includes the following:
- the LOC104788157 gene encoding F-box/LRR-repeat protein At3g59200-like, translated as MDLISNLPNPLISHILSYLPTKEAASTSVLSKKWRYLFAFVSNLDFDDSDYQNDIGRSDAEISTSFMDFVDRVLSLQGNLTVNRFSLDCSSFDLDLDRVTGWILNVLRRGVSDLDLSVLEYTLPSEVFVSKTLVKLKLGPGEDLCLTLDRKDVFLPKLKTLYLDSVTVEERGFGFVKLLSGCPVLEELVLMNIGWEYWMFCTVSLISLKRLTFFREEEYTDENPKSVSFVTPNLVYLEYSDAVADKYPNVNFSSLVEAHIGLRLTDDQSADVNVSEDDYFPEDDEERQMTANATDFFKGISNVQILYLSAKSIEVLTFCCEPIPVFNNLIQLTIESHSDVGWDSLPGLLKNCANLETLVLKV; from the exons ATGGATTTGATCAGCAATCTACCAAATCCTCTAATCTCACACATCTTGTCCTACCTTCCAACGAAAGAAGCAGCTTCAACATCTGTTCTCTCGAAGAAATGGCGTTACTTGTTCGCGTTTGTATCAAATCTTGATTTTGACGACTCCGACTATCAGAATGATATAGGAAGAAGCGATGCTGAAATCAGTACAAGTTTTATGGACTTTGTGGACAGAGTTTTGTCTTTGCAAGGGAATCTTACCGTGAACAGATTCTCTCTAGACTGTAGTAGttttgatcttgatcttgatcgTGTCACTGGTTGGATATTAAACGTGTTGAGACGCGGTGTATCTGATCTTGATCTAAGCGTCTTGGAGTATACCTTGCCTTCTGAGGTCTTTGTGAGTAAGACGCTGGTTAAGCTGAAATTAGGACCAGGAGAGGATCTCTGTCTCACCCTTGATAGGAAAgatgtttttcttccaaagcTTAAGACTCTCTATCTTGATTCTGTTACGGTTGAAGAGCGTGGGTTTGGTTTTGTGAAGCTTCTCTCTGGCTGTCCTGTGCTCGAGGAACTAGTTCTGATGAATATAGGATGGGAGTATTGGATGTTTTGCACTGTGTCTCTTATATCTCTCAAGAGGCTGACGTTTTTCCGTGAAGAGGAGTACACTGATGAGAATCCAAAGAGCGTGTCGTTTGTTACTCCAAATCTTGTTTACCTTGAGTACTCTGACGCTGTTGCGGATAAGTATCCAAATGTGAACTTCAGTTCGCTTGTTGAAGCTCATATCGGTCTTCGACTGACTGATGATCAGTCTGCAGATGTAAACGTTTCAGAAGACGACTATTTCCCGGAAGATGATGAGGAAAGACAGATGACTGCTAATGCAACAGATTTTTTTAAGGGAATAAGCAATGTTCAGATCCTTTACTTATCTGCCAAATCTATTGAG GTACTTACTTTCTGCTGTGAGCCAATCCCGGTGTTCAACAACCTGATTCAGTTAACGATTGAGAGTCACTCGGACGTTGGATGGGATTCACTGCCAGGTCTACTCAAGAATTGTGCAAATCTCGAAACACTTGTTTTAAAGGTATAG
- the LOC104788158 gene encoding F-box/LRR-repeat protein At3g59210: MDESSKDVINSLPDNLLCQILSNLSTKEAALTSLLSKRWRYLFALVPNLDFDVLSSLHPGIETQDQTSFIDFVDRVLKLRGKDHINKFSLKCGDGIEDEDVFPWILNALRHGVSDLALHVSPSLVYWLPSKVFASKTLVRLKIGPKDGPRIKLRNVCLPKLKTLNLDSVVFEEGEIGFAKLLSGCPLLEELSLFNLAWDHWDACSVSSKILKRLKLCCAHYAGNPKSVSFDTPNVVYFEYSDNIALKYPKVNFDSLVEASICIRLTNDQKANVRYVSDVDEETDMVGNAMNLVMGICNVKTLYLSCDTLETLNFCCQAIQVFNNLTHLTIESHPELGWESLPNLLKNCPNLETLIFQGLLHKATDRCGDVCLCQGLENSPSCLSSSPVKLLKILKFGEINNGDDMEKEIEQIEDFLEKMPNLELLIIYYNTSIENDLVEVSRKLQMVCFTEVQDSSNL, from the exons ATGGATGAGAGTTCCAAAGATGTAATCAATTCTTTACCAGACAATCTTCTTTGCCAAATCTTGTCAAATCTGTCTACGAAAGAAGCTGCTTTGACATCACTTCTCTCAAAAAGATGGCGGTATCTGTTTGCTCTTGTACCAAATCTTGATTTTGATGTCTTGTCCTCTCTGCATCCCGGGATTGAAACGCAAGATCAGACGAGTTTTATAGATTTTGTGGATAGAGTATTGAAATTGCGAGGGAAAGATCATATCAACAAGTTCTCTCTAAAATGTGGAGATGGTATTGAGGATGAAGACGTCTTCCCTTGGATATTAAATGCTTTGAGACATGGTGTATCAGATCTTGCTCTACATGTCTCTCCCTCGTTGGTTTATTGGCTGCCTTCAAAGGTTTTTGCGAGTAAGACCCTGGTTAGGCTGAAAATAGGACCTAAAGATGGTCCCAGAATTAAACTGAGAAATGTTTGTCTTCCAAAGCTCAAGACACTAAATCTTGATTCAGTTGTGTTTGAAGAGGGTGAGATTGGGTTTGCAAAGCTTCTTTCTGGTTGTCCCCTGCTTGAGGAGTTAAGTTTGTTTAATCTTGCTTGGGATCATTGGGATGCTTGCTCTGTGTCTTCCAAAATCCTCAAGAGACTAAAGCTTTGTTGTGCACACTATGCTGGAAATCCAAAGAGTGTATCATTTGATACTCCAAATGTTGTCTACTTTGAATATTCTGATAATATTGCGCTAAAGTATCCAAAAGTGAATTTTGATTCGCTGGTTGAAGCTAGTATCTGCATTCGTTTGACGAATGATCAAAAAGCAAATGTGAGATATGTATCAGATGTTGATGAGGAAACAGATATGGTTGGAAATGCAATGAATCTTGTTATGGGAATCTGCAATGTGAAGACCCTTTACTTATCTTGTGACACTCTTGAG acaCTAAATTTTTGCTGTCAAGCGATACAAGTATTCAACAATTTGACTCATCTAACTATTGAGAGTCATCCGGAACTAGGATGGGAATCACTGCCAAATCTGCTTAAGAATTGTCCAAATCTTGAAACCCTTATCTTCCAA ggactCCTTCACAAAGCAACAGACAGATGCGGGGATGTGTGCTTGTGCCAAGGTTTGGAGAATAGTCCATCTTGCTTATCATCAAGTCCGGTGAAGCTTCTAAAGATATTGAAATTTGGAGAAATCAATAATGGTGACGAtatggagaaagagatagagcAGATAGAGGATTTCTTGGAGAAAATGCCAAATCTTGAACTACTCATAATATACTACAATACATCAATCGAGAATGATCTAGTTGAAGTGTCAAGGAAACTTCAGATGGTTTGCTTCACTGAAGTGCAAGATTCAAGTAATCTCTGA